The DNA sequence TAAGCGCTTTTGAGCGTTTGTCAGTTCACCTTTGAAGAAGCTATGGGATCGTGGTCCGTCTCCATAGTCATCTTGCGCCCAAGCTAACAGCGCACTCAATCTGTGGCCGCCATCAATCACGAAAATATGAGTATCTGACTTCCACAAGATAACTGCAGGGATCAACTCGCCTTCCAAGAAGCTCTCGATAAACATCGCGATCTGCGACGTTTTCCAGTGCGTTGTTTCCCGCTGAAAATCTGGCTTTCTAAGCAATTTAGGTAACCAGGCGCCATCACCTACAACATCTTTGAGAGCGATCTTCTCAAAGTTGTCCGAGGCTTGAGATGCCATTTTTCCGGCGCTACTGGCGAAATCAGAGCGCGAGATCATGGCATCTAGATTGACAGTGTTTGTGCTCATACGCCGCCCCTACTCCGCCGCCTGCACCCCATCCGCGTCGCCGAACAGGCCGGGGCCGTCGTCCAGCGCGTCGTTGGCTTCTTCGCCCTTCTTCGCCTTGTGGCGCTTGTCGAAGCTGCTCCACACGTCGTTCCAATTGCCGCGCGTGGCGGCCTTGGAATATTCGGTGGCGCGGGTTTCGAAGAAATTGGCGTGCTCCACGCCGTTCAGCAGCGGGGCGAGCCAGGGCAGCGGGTGATCGTCCACCATGTAGATCGCCGGCAGGCCGAGCTGGCCCAGCCGCCAGTCGGCGATGTAGCGGATGTAGCGCTTGATCTCCTTGGCCGTCATCCCCGGCACCGGGCCCATTTCGAAGGCCAGGTCGATGAAGGCATCTTCCAGCCGCACCGTCTTCTGGCACATGTCCATGATGTCTTCCTTCACGCTGCGGGTGAGGCAGCCCCGCTCCGCACAGAAGGCGTGGAACAGGCGGGTGATGCCTTCGCAATGCAGCGATTCGTCGCGCACGGACCAGCTGACGATCTGGCCCATGCCCTTCATCTTGTTGAAGCGCGGGAAGTTCATCAGCATGGCGAAGCTGGCGAAGAGCTGCAGCCCTTCGGTGAAGCCGCCGAACATGGCCAGCGTGCGGGCGATATCCTCGTCCGTATCCACGCCGAACATCTGCAAATAATCGTGCTTGGCCTTCATCTCCTCGTATTCGAGGAACATGCCATATTCGCTTTCGGGCATGCCGATGGTGTCGAGCAGGTGCGAATAGGCGGCAATATGGATCGTTTCCATATTGCTGAAGGCCGCCAGCATCATCTTCACCTCGGTGGGCTTGAACACGCGGCCGTATTTCTCGTGATAGCAATCCTGCACTTCCACATCCGCCTGGGTGAAGAAGCGGAAGATCTGGGTGAGCAGGTTGCGCTCATGGTCGGAGAGCTTCTGCGCCCAGTCGCGGCAATCCTCGCCCAGCGGCACTTCCTCCGGCATCCAGTGGACCTGCTGCTGCCGCTTCCAGAACTCATAGGCCCAGGGATATTCAAAGGGCTTGTAGGTCTTGCGGGCTTCGAGCAGCGACATGTTGTGGTCTCCGGGCGTGTTCGCGTGAAGTTCCAACATAGGGAATCATGCCCCGGAAGCGAAGGCAAGCGGATATGATTCGGCGTGGATAAGCGGAAATTTGCCCCGCCTCGCCGGGGCGGCCCCGGGGCGAGCGCACGCGCGCGGTTCAGCGCTGGCGCAGCAGGCCGGAGCGGCGCAGCAGGCCGATGGCCACCAGCGTGATCAGCAGGGGGGTGGACCACATCCAGGTGAACAGCGCCGCCTCCACCCAGCCGCGATTGTCGGGCAGGTGGAAGCTGCACATATAGGCCTTGAGGATACCGTCCGGCTGGCAGGTGGAGGGCCAGAGCGAACGGCTGGCCAGGAACCAGCCCAGCACCACCCAGCCCGCCTGCGCCAGATACAGCACGACATAGCGGCTCATGCCGATCTCGGCATGTCCGAACTGGAAGGGTATCTTTCGGCCGCGGCTGCGCATGGCGCACCCATAGCGCAGCGATGGTTAAGAATTGGCTAGGGCGCCCTCAGTCCCGGCGGCGGGAGCGGGAGGTGAACCACGATCCCCCGCCCAGCACGGTCACGCCGAGGAAGAAGCCGAAATCGTACCACCCGCCATTGTTGGGCACGGCATAGACGGCGATGTCGGGGCTCACCAGCGAGCCGATCCAGGCGAAGGGGAAGATGAAGCCCTGCCACAGCCCCAGCAGGAAACCCGGCGCGCTGGGCGCATTGCTCACCGCATCGGGCGACTGGCTGGCGCAGGCGGCCAGCAGCAGGGCGAGGCCGATGGCGGCCGCCGCGCGGCGGATCATGCCCCCGCCTCCCCGTTCATCGCGGACAATCGCATGGCGATCGCGGGGGCGGGATGATCTGCGGAACCGGCAGCAGGCATGGGCGGAACCTCCTTCATGGGCTGGCGGATAAACCCGGCGCCCGGCGCGAAGGTTCCGCCTCAAGCGTTTACTGGCAGGCGAGGCATTCCTCGTAATCGGTCTGTTCGCCGGCCAGTTCGAACTTCGCCGCGTCCTTGGTGTTGTCCGCTTCCACGCCGCCGGCGAAGCCCGCGCGCTGCACGCTCTTGCTGCGCAGGTAATAGAGCGACTTGATGCCCTTCTCCCACGCCTGGAAGTGCAGCATCATCAGGTCCCACTTGTCGACATCGGCGGGGATGAACAGGTTGAGGCTCTGCGCCTGATCGATGAAGGGCGAACGGTCGGCCGCGAATTCGAGCAGCCAGCGCTGGTCGATTTCGAAGCTGGTCTTGTACACCGCCTTTTCTTCCGGCGTCAGGAAATCCAGATGCTGCACCGATCCGCCCTTTTCGAGGATCGAGTTCCACACATTGGTGGAATCCTTGCTCTTCTTCTGCAGCAGCTTTTCCAGATAGGGGTTCTTCACCACGAAGCTGCCCGACAGCGTCTTGTGCGTGTAGATATTCGCCGGGATCGGTTCGATGCAGGCGCTGGTGCCGCCGCAGATGATGCTGATGCTGGCCGTGGGCGCGATCGCCATCTTGCAGGAGAAGCGCTCCATCACGCCCATATCTTCCGCATCGGGGCACGGGCCGCGCTCCTTCGCCAGCACCATGGAGGCCTCGTTGGCCTTCTGGTGGATGTGCTTGAACATCTTGAGGTTCCACACCTTGGCCATCGGGCTTTCGAAGCCGATGCCCTTGCTCTGCAGGAAGGAGTGGTAGCCCATCACGCCCATGCCCACGCTGCGTTCGCGCATGGCGGAATATTTCGCCCGCGCCATCTCCGTGGGCGCGCGGTCGATGTAATCCTGCAGGACATTGTCGAGGAAGCGCATCACATCCTCGACGAAGCGCTTGTCGCCGTTCCACTCGTCCCACTTCTCGAGGTTGAGCGAGGAGAGGCAGCACACCGCCGTGCGATCATTGCCCAGATGGTCGATGCCCGTGGGCAGGGTGATCTCGCTGCACAGGTTCGAGGTGGAGACCTTCAGCCCCAGCTCGCGGTGATGGCGCGGCATCATCCGGTTCACCGTGTCGGAGAAGACGATATAGGGCTCGCCCGTCGCCAGGCGGGTTTCCACCAGCTTCTGGAACAGCGCGCGCGCATCCACCGTCTTGCGCACCGAACCATCGCGCGGGCTGAGGAGATTGAACTCGCTGCCGTTGCGCACCGCTTCCATGAATTCGTCGGTCAGCAGCACGCCGTGATGCAGGTTCAGCGCCTTGCGGTTGAAATCGCCGCTGGGCTTGCGGATCTCCAGGAACTCCTCGATCTCCGGATGCGAGACGTCGAGATAGCATGCGGCGGAGCCGCGCCGCAGCGAACCCTGGCTGATCGCCAGCGTCAGGCTGTCCATCACCCGCACGAAGGGGATGATGCCGCTGGTCTTGCCGTTGAGGCCCACCGGCTCGCCAATGCCGCGCACATTGCCCCAATAGGTGCCGATGCCGCCGCCGCGGCTCGCCAGCCACACATTCTCGTTCCAGGTGCCGACGATGCCTTCCAGGCTGTCTTCCACCGAGTTCAGATAGCAGCTGATCGGCAGGCCGCGATTGGTGCCGCCGTTGGACAGCACCGGGGTGGCCGGCATGAACCACAAATTGGAGATATAGTCATACAGCCGCTGCGCATGCTCCGCATCGTCGGCATAGCAATCGGCCACGCGGGCGAAGAGATCCTGATAGCTTTCGCCGGGCAGCAGATAGCGATCGGTCAGCGTTTCCTTGCCGAATTCGGTCAGGTTCGCATCACGCGCCGGGTCGGTCTGCACATCGAAGCGCCGCGGGCGGACGGACTTGGAATCGTCCTGCGAGAGGGCGGCCTGCTGTGCCGCTTCGGCCAGGGCCGCACCTGCGGCCGCAGCCACCAGCTGTTCGCTACCGGAATCGTTGTTGTCCATCACCTTGGATGTGGGTTTGCCTCCGGCCGTTTTCGAGGAGTTTATCGCCGTTCTTTGGCTCGCGTGTCCCGCGTCAACTTCGATTTGCTCCACGGAATCCAAGAGTCCATCCTCGCGAAATGCCATAATTGGTCCCCCACTGATCTCGCCGGGCAGGGTGCGAATCGTGATACTCCGAAAAGCTAAGCCTTTCAGAGACCAAGACTCAAATCACTTTCTGACTTTTCGAAGACCCTTCATCTTGTGGGTCTCCGCCCGCCTTCCGGCTAGTGGTGGTGGTTTTGAATCGATCTACACTGGATGTCAACAAGCTCGTCCAGAGATTTATTTGGTGGCCGTTGACCCTCAAAATGGGGGCTCTTGACCGTCCGACTCGCCGTCCCACGGGAGCATGTCTGCATCGTCGAAATTGTCGTTCACGAAAAGGCACCAGCGAAAGCCCTCAGTCCCCCGAAAGCTGTCCACAACATAGGTGCAGCGGTTCACGAAACCCGCGACCTCGAACGGAACCCTTCGCCTGCTCATATGAAACTCCTTCCCTCTGGACATCTGAAGAACAAATCAACATCTAGTGCCTTCGGGCAAAGGATGTGCGCTAGATAGTGATTGTTGTCGGGGGCAATATGCAAGGGGAATCTTGCGAGACGCCCCGGTCAAGGCAAACCCGACCGATCGAATACGCTTGTGGAAAGGAGCGGCAGGCGCGAAAAAGCTGGGGTCGCGCGCACCGCAAGAGGCTTTTTGAATCGGTGCAAAAATTTCTGCCCAGGGAATATCGCTGCGGCGACTTGAATCTTTGGAATCCGGCGGGGGAATCTTGCTGCGGAAAGCGGGCCGGATGGGATCGAAATGTGGGCGAGTTGCAAGGTTGGCGCGCATCCTTCGACAGGCTCAGGATGAGCGGGTGCTGGTTATGGGAGCGCATCCTTCGACAAGCTCAGGATGAGCGGCGTGGGGTTTGGCGGAGCGCGGGAAGCGGGTACTGGCGAATTCCCCCCAAATCCGCTCATCCTGAGCCTGTCGAAGGATGCGCACTGACGGTAAAGCAGCGCGATGGTCTTCTACGCCTACCTCCTGCGCTGCAATGACGGCTCCTATTACGCCGGCCACACGGACGACCTCGATCAACGCATGGCGCAGCACCAGACGGGTGCGCTGGGTGGCTACACCGCCGCGCGCAGGCCGGTCACGCTGGTGTGGTCAGGCGATTTTCCCACGCGGGAGGAGGCGTTTGCTGCAGAACGACGGGTTAAGGGCTGGACCCGTGCCAAGAAGGAAGCGCTGATTGCCGGTAACTGGGAGCGGGTCCGCGCTCTTGCTCGCAATCGGCAGGGCAAGCGGGAGGATGAAGAGTAGCGGCCTCGGCGCGCGTCCTTCGACAGGCTCAGGACGAGCGGAAGAGGGAGGAGAGTTGGGAGCGCATCCTTCGACAGGCTCAGGATGAGCGGGGGTGGTGATCCGGAAAACAGGAGTGGGCAGCCTCCTACCCCCATCCGCTCATCCTGAGCTTGTCGAAGGATGCGCTCCAGCCAGGCCCGCCAGCCAGACATCCGCCCCTCAGGGCACCAGCACGGTATCGCGCGCCACCGCATCCGTCTCGGGATAGTCCAGCGTGTAGTGCAGCCCGCGGCTTTCGTGGCGGCGGAGGGCGCTTTTGACGATCAGGTCCGCGCATTGCAGCAGGTTGCGCAATTCGATGAGGTCGGTGGTCACGCGGAAGTGGCCGTAATAATCCTCCACCTCGTCATACAGCATCTTGATGCGGTGGGCGGCGCGTTCCAGCCGCTTGGTGGTGCGCACGATGCCGACATAGTTCCACATGAAGCGGCGGATTTCGGTCCAGTTCTGCTTGATGATGACCTCCTCGTCGGAATCGGTCACCCGGCTTTCATCCCATTCGCGAATCGGCGGCGGCGCGTCGAAGCTGCCCCAGTTGGCGAGGATGTCGCGCGCGGCCGCATCGCCGAAGACGAAGCATTCGAGCAGCGAGTTGGAGGCGAGGCGGTTGGCGCCGTGGAGGCCGCTTTCGGTACACTCGCCGGCGGCATAGAGGCCCGGTAGATCGGTGCGGCCGGCGAGGTCGATCAGGATGCCGCCGCAGGTGTAATGCTGCGCGGGCACCACCGGGATCGGCTGCCGCGTCATGTCGATGCCGAGGCCGAGCAGCTTTTCATAGATGTTGGGAAAGTGCCCCGAGACGAATTCGGGCGGCATGTGGCTGATATCGAGATGGACGTAATCGAGACCGAAGCGCTTGATCTCCGCATCGATCGCGCGGGCGACCACGTCGCGCGGGGCGAGCTCCATCCGCTCCGGATCGTATTCCTCCATGAAGCGGCGGCCGTCGCGCGGGTTTATCAGCCGCCCGCCCTCGCCCCGCACCGCTTCGGTGATGAGGAAGTTCTTGACCTCGAGATTGTAGAGGCAGGTGGGGTGGAACTGCATCATCTCCATATTGGAGACGCGCGCCCCCGCGCGCCAGGCCATGGCGATGCCATCGCCGGTGGCGCCGCGCGGCGCGGTGGAGAATTGATAGACGCGCCCCGCCCCGCCCGCAGCGAGGATGGTGGCCCGGGCGGTATAGGCTTCCACCCGCCCCGTTGCCGTATCCAGCGCATAGGCGCCCCACACGCGGCCGGAGCCGGAATAGCGCTGTTCGTGCCGGCCGGTGATCAGCTCCACGCAGGTGCGATCGGGCAGCAGGGTGATGTTGGGGCTTTCCTCCGCCGCCTTCAGCAGCGCGGCCTCCACCGCCCAGCCGGTGGCATCGTTCACATGCACGATGCGGCGGTGCGAATGGCCGCCTTCGCGGGTGAGGTGGAGTTCCGCCCCCTCGGTGTTGAAAGGCACGCCCAGTTCCACCAGCCGCTCGATCGCGCGCGGGGCGTTCTCGATCACGAATTCCACAGTCTCGCGCCGGTTGAGGCCGGCGCCGGCGACCATGGTGTCGCGGATGTGATCTTCGAAAGTGTCGCCCGTATCGAGCACGGCGGCGATCCCGCCCTGTGCCCATGCGGTGGAGCCGCTGTTCAGCTGCCCCTTCGCCAGCACCAGCACGCGGCAGGATGTCGCGAGGGTGAGCGCGGCGCTGAGCCCGGCGGCGCCGGATCCGATGATGAGGACGTCATATTCGTGCTGCGTGCTTGCCATGGCGCGTTCATGGCGGCGCGAAACGCCGGCGGCAAGCGGGATAGATACGGAGCGCCGCGCGGGCGCGGCGCGCGGTTCAGGCGGGCCCGCCCTTGGCGGCGGTGGTCAGCTGCACGAACACGTCTTCCAGATCAGGCTCGCGCGTGGTCACATCCTGGATGGCGAAGCCGAGCTGCTGCACGCGTTCCAGCACCTGCCCGGCGCTGTAGCGATCGCGGTCATAGGTGACTTCCAGCGTGCGCGGATCGGTGAGTTGGCACTTGAGGAATTCCTCGGGCGCGGGCGGCGCCGGCAGATCGCGGTCCACGGTGATGCGCACGATCTTCTCGCGCGCCATGCCCACCAGCTCGCGCGTGGGCTTGTTGGTCACCAGCTCGCCATGGTTGATGATGGCGATGCGGTCGCACAGCTGCTCCGCCTCTTCCAGATAGTGCGTGGTGAGCACCACGGTCACGCCTTCGGCATTGAGCTCGCCCACCAGTTCCCACAGCTGGCGGCGCAATTCCACGTCCACGCCCGCGGTCGGTTCGTCCAGCACCAGGATGGGCGGGGAATGGACCATGGCCTTGGCGATCAGCAGGCGCCGCTTCATCCCGCCCGAGAGGGTGCGGGCATAGGCATTGCGCTTGTCTTCCAGCCGCACGGCGCGCAGCAATTCCTCGCTGCGGCGCAAATGCTTCGCCACGCCATACATGCCGCCCTGGTTTTCCAGCACCTCGAACGGGGTGAAGAAGGGATCGAACACGATTTCCTGCGGCACGATGCCGATCGACAGCTTGGCGTTGCGATGATCGCGGTCGATATCGTGGCCCCAGATCTCCACCGTGCCGGAGGTCTTCATCACCAGCCCGGCCATGATGTTGATGATGGTGGACTTGCCCGCGCCATTGGGGCCGAGCAGGCCGAAGATGCCGCCCTGCGGCACATCGAAGCTGACGCCTTTCAGCGCCTGCTTGCCGCCTTCATAGGTCTTCGCCAGATCCCGGATGCTGATTGCCGCGTCGCTCATGCCTGCGGCATCTAGGACGCCGGGCGCCGTTCGCCAACCTGTTGCTGAAATCGGCGCGCGGCGGCGGTGGATATTGCGGGAATCGCCGCGGCGCGATAGGGCGCCTGCCCATGGACAACGCGCCCGAAACAACCCTGGTCGACAGCCCGCGCGTCTGGTGCGACGGCGCCGGCGACATTCGCAACGGCCCGAACTTCCGCCCGGCGGCACTGGGCCACCCGCGGGTCTATATGCAGATCGACGAGAAGGGCTATGTCGATTGCGGCTATTGCGATCGCCGCTTCGTGCTGAAGGGCGGCCCCGCCGAACGCAGCCTGCACGAGCTGGACGTGGGCGATCTTCCGCCGGAAGAACACCGCGCCTGAGCGCCAGCGGTTTGCGGCAAGCCGGGGGCTTGACCGGACAGGCTGCATTCACCAGCTTTGCGCTACGGGGGGTGGATCGTCCCAATAGGGGAGATTTGCCATGAAGACGATTTTCAAGACACTGGC is a window from the Altererythrobacter sp. B11 genome containing:
- a CDS encoding ABC transporter ATP-binding protein is translated as MSDAAISIRDLAKTYEGGKQALKGVSFDVPQGGIFGLLGPNGAGKSTIINIMAGLVMKTSGTVEIWGHDIDRDHRNAKLSIGIVPQEIVFDPFFTPFEVLENQGGMYGVAKHLRRSEELLRAVRLEDKRNAYARTLSGGMKRRLLIAKAMVHSPPILVLDEPTAGVDVELRRQLWELVGELNAEGVTVVLTTHYLEEAEQLCDRIAIINHGELVTNKPTRELVGMAREKIVRITVDRDLPAPPAPEEFLKCQLTDPRTLEVTYDRDRYSAGQVLERVQQLGFAIQDVTTREPDLEDVFVQLTTAAKGGPA
- a CDS encoding ribonucleotide-diphosphate reductase subunit beta, giving the protein MSLLEARKTYKPFEYPWAYEFWKRQQQVHWMPEEVPLGEDCRDWAQKLSDHERNLLTQIFRFFTQADVEVQDCYHEKYGRVFKPTEVKMMLAAFSNMETIHIAAYSHLLDTIGMPESEYGMFLEYEEMKAKHDYLQMFGVDTDEDIARTLAMFGGFTEGLQLFASFAMLMNFPRFNKMKGMGQIVSWSVRDESLHCEGITRLFHAFCAERGCLTRSVKEDIMDMCQKTVRLEDAFIDLAFEMGPVPGMTAKEIKRYIRYIADWRLGQLGLPAIYMVDDHPLPWLAPLLNGVEHANFFETRATEYSKAATRGNWNDVWSSFDKRHKAKKGEEANDALDDGPGLFGDADGVQAAE
- the nadB gene encoding L-aspartate oxidase codes for the protein MASTQHEYDVLIIGSGAAGLSAALTLATSCRVLVLAKGQLNSGSTAWAQGGIAAVLDTGDTFEDHIRDTMVAGAGLNRRETVEFVIENAPRAIERLVELGVPFNTEGAELHLTREGGHSHRRIVHVNDATGWAVEAALLKAAEESPNITLLPDRTCVELITGRHEQRYSGSGRVWGAYALDTATGRVEAYTARATILAAGGAGRVYQFSTAPRGATGDGIAMAWRAGARVSNMEMMQFHPTCLYNLEVKNFLITEAVRGEGGRLINPRDGRRFMEEYDPERMELAPRDVVARAIDAEIKRFGLDYVHLDISHMPPEFVSGHFPNIYEKLLGLGIDMTRQPIPVVPAQHYTCGGILIDLAGRTDLPGLYAAGECTESGLHGANRLASNSLLECFVFGDAAARDILANWGSFDAPPPIREWDESRVTDSDEEVIIKQNWTEIRRFMWNYVGIVRTTKRLERAAHRIKMLYDEVEDYYGHFRVTTDLIELRNLLQCADLIVKSALRRHESRGLHYTLDYPETDAVARDTVLVP
- a CDS encoding ribonucleoside-diphosphate reductase subunit alpha: MNSSKTAGGKPTSKVMDNNDSGSEQLVAAAAGAALAEAAQQAALSQDDSKSVRPRRFDVQTDPARDANLTEFGKETLTDRYLLPGESYQDLFARVADCYADDAEHAQRLYDYISNLWFMPATPVLSNGGTNRGLPISCYLNSVEDSLEGIVGTWNENVWLASRGGGIGTYWGNVRGIGEPVGLNGKTSGIIPFVRVMDSLTLAISQGSLRRGSAACYLDVSHPEIEEFLEIRKPSGDFNRKALNLHHGVLLTDEFMEAVRNGSEFNLLSPRDGSVRKTVDARALFQKLVETRLATGEPYIVFSDTVNRMMPRHHRELGLKVSTSNLCSEITLPTGIDHLGNDRTAVCCLSSLNLEKWDEWNGDKRFVEDVMRFLDNVLQDYIDRAPTEMARAKYSAMRERSVGMGVMGYHSFLQSKGIGFESPMAKVWNLKMFKHIHQKANEASMVLAKERGPCPDAEDMGVMERFSCKMAIAPTASISIICGGTSACIEPIPANIYTHKTLSGSFVVKNPYLEKLLQKKSKDSTNVWNSILEKGGSVQHLDFLTPEEKAVYKTSFEIDQRWLLEFAADRSPFIDQAQSLNLFIPADVDKWDLMMLHFQAWEKGIKSLYYLRSKSVQRAGFAGGVEADNTKDAAKFELAGEQTDYEECLACQ
- a CDS encoding zinc-finger domain-containing protein, translated to MDNAPETTLVDSPRVWCDGAGDIRNGPNFRPAALGHPRVYMQIDEKGYVDCGYCDRRFVLKGGPAERSLHELDVGDLPPEEHRA
- a CDS encoding GIY-YIG nuclease family protein; protein product: MVFYAYLLRCNDGSYYAGHTDDLDQRMAQHQTGALGGYTAARRPVTLVWSGDFPTREEAFAAERRVKGWTRAKKEALIAGNWERVRALARNRQGKREDEE